Proteins from a genomic interval of Papaver somniferum cultivar HN1 chromosome 4, ASM357369v1, whole genome shotgun sequence:
- the LOC113274672 gene encoding uncharacterized protein LOC113274672, whose amino-acid sequence MEKPELSNQRSERRLPTSARAAPWLIIPHGENRKFQTFFNMFDPMNKSYKKFIPELSRKRFWQKNSHQGWLIIVCEEDNDPNFNNGDCFLWNPCSLDIIMLPNLYHFNQLYRCPIRDCLLSSPPDQSSSCGGTGDGIEGSGSHNRHRGSTGDDSNVYILYYDGGSRYIILYCHAGEKQWRKHEYVDGDRDLESMFYFKGKLYIMCWYGRVLEITITNGGSDICDEEEETLSLSISKFSTNENSIIYSENVARRLDYYHSYYLESFGEVIRIDRHYIERGDYEHLVTKILVSRLDFNSLTWEVMKSSRDHVFFISYLDTTDDERYIVPTDSKRYLDTTDTRLSCLASDLGLSTGCVYFTLKCDLSVYKYDLEDESVSVSLPCPDVPTPWLSPTWLMIPTYSRDDDSRITTDLTLGSLKYEDVEKVIKATENKTSTVDEDDDKEDIKEAGLLIKLNDDIVWAMSSFLHRVDCIHLRVVSKKYRSVIDLRRYSSARTVKNTDTSPWLFFPKNDRSILNFVNPMHNNENYFLNIPKLLKGSRIRFSKGGWLLMSTKRKILFFYNPFTKSTVRLPNLPDISDFTGISFSSLPTCSDCLVFAIIKELIVDQVRIFFIKRGNKDWSYDLYDNVYLPSNKINLKFELTLNNPVFYQGRFYCVDNNGALGVFNYEHSNMSWEILSMITPPNCGFIYNSYLVECEGKLLSVLLGRLGHWVRIYRLNESMMVWIEVKHLGKHMLFLSSTSCISAIAPTSQMENKIYFPRLHNEEILYYSLETGMYHSVGSNHSAKDFHDSREKLHCSWIEPNWSEISDHYLDWLNI is encoded by the exons ATGGAGAAACCAGAGTTATCAAATCAGAGAAGTGAACGTAGACTCCCAACATCAGCCAGAGCAGCACCTTGGCTTATTATCCCACATGGAGAAAATCGTAAGTTTCAAACTTTCTTTAACATGTTTGATCCTATGAACAAATCTTACAAAAAATTCATACCAGAATTGAGTAGAAAAAGATTTTGGCAAAAAAATTCTCACCAAGGATGGTTAATTATTGTGTGTGAGGAGGATAATGATCCCAATTTCAATAATGGAGATTGTTTTCTATGGAATCCTTGTTCACTAGATATTATTATGTTACCTAATTTATACCATTTTAATCAACTATATAGATGTCCTATCAGAGATTGTCTTTTGTCTTCACCTCCTGATCAGAGCAGCAGTTGTGGTGGTACTGGGGATGGGATTGAGGGTAGTGGTAGTCATAACAGGCATAGAGGTAGTACTGGTGATGATtcaaatgtttatatcctttacTATGACGGTGGATCTCGCTATATTATTCTTTATTGTCACGCTGGTGAAAAACAATGGAGAAAACATGAGTATGTTGATGGAGATCGAGATCTTGAATCAATGTTTTATTTTAAGGGCAAGCTATATATAATGTGTTGGTATGGCCGAGTCTTGGAGATAACAATAACAAATGGCGGTTCTGACATTTGTGATGAGGAGGAAGAGACACTCAGCCTCAGTATAAGTAAATTTAGTACAAATGAGAACAGCATAATTTACTCAGAAAACGTAGCAAGACGTTTGGATTATTATCACTCATATTATTTGGAGTCTTTTGGTGAAGTTATTAGAATCGACAGGCATTACATTGAAAGAGGTGATTATGAGCACCTTGTAACCAAAATACTTGTATCGAGATTGGATTTCAATTCATTGACTTGGGAGGTAATGAAATCTTCGAGAGACCATGTCTTCTTTATAAGCTATCTTGATACTACTGATGATGAGCGCTATATTGTTCCTACTGATAGCAAGCGCTATCTTGATACTACTGATACGCGACTGTCTTGCTTGGCCTCAGACTTGGGTTTATCAACGGGTTGTGTGTATTTTACACTAAAATGTGATCTGAGCGTGTACAAGTATGACCTGGAGGACGAAAGCGTTTCAGTTTCTTTACCATGTCCTGATGTACCAACACCATGGTTGTCTCCCACATGGCTAATGATTCCTACATATTCAAG GGACGATGACAGTAGAATAACAACAGACCTTACGCTAGGAAGTTTAAAGTATGAAGACGTAGAAAAGGTTATAAAGGCAACAGAAAACAAAACTAGCACTGTAGATGAGGATGACGATAAAGAGGATATTAAAGAAGCAGGACTATTGATCAAGCTTAATGATGATATAGTATGGGCTATGTCAAGTTTTCTTCATAGAGTGGATTGTATACATTTACGTGTCGTTAGTAAAAAATATCGATCAGTAATAGACCTGAGAAGATACTCTTCTGCTAGAACAGTAAAGAACACAGATACATCCCCATGGCTGTTTTTCCCTAAGAACGATCGATCCATTTTAAATTTCGTAAACCCAATGCACAATAATGAGAACTACTTCTTGAACATCCCTAAGTTGCTGAAAGGTTCTAGAATTCGGTTCTCGAAAGGTGGATGGTTGCTCATGTCGACAAAACGCAAGATTTTGTTCTTCTATAATCCATTCACAAAATCAACTGTCAGACTTCCAAACTTGCCAGATATTTCTGACTTCACAGGTATCTCATTCTCGTCCTTACCCACTTGTTCTGATTGTCTAGTTTTTGCCATCATTAAAGAGTTAATCGTGGATCAAGTTCGTATCTTTTTTATAAAGCGGGGAAATAAAGACTGGTCATATGATCTGTACGATAACGTTTATTTGCCTTCCAATAAGATAAACCTGAAGTTCGAGCTGACTCTCAACAATCCAGTTTTCTACCAAGGAAGATTCTACTGCGTAGACAACAACGGAGCATTAGGAGTATTTAACTACGAACACTCAAACATGAGTTGGGAAATTCTATCCATGATAACCCCGCCTAATTGTGGATTTATCTATAACAGTTATTTGGTGGAGTGTGAAGGAAAACTTCTGTCTGTGTTGTTAGGACGTCTAGGACATTGGGTTCGTATTTATAGACTGAACGAATCTATGATGGTCTGGATTGAAGTTAAACATTTGGGGAAGCATATGTTGTTTCTTAGCAGTACATCTTGTATCTCAGCAATTGCTCCAACTAGTCAAATGGAGAACAAGATCTACTTTCCGAGGTTGCATAACGAAGAAATATTATATTATTCTCTTGAAACCGGTATGTATCACTCTGTTGGGAGTAATCATTCTGCTAAAGATTTTCATGATTCCAGGGAGAAATTACATTGCAGTTGGATAGAACCTAATTGGTCAGAGATCTCAGATCACTATCTCGATTGGCTTAACATCTAG